From a region of the Mercurialis annua linkage group LG1-X, ddMerAnnu1.2, whole genome shotgun sequence genome:
- the LOC126665357 gene encoding protein TIC 22, chloroplastic isoform X2, which produces MEPSKPTNPLLSLSTFIHQNCLRLGADFSTRLDETTRAIASNLSPVLGARRLHATPFFASVSQQPKQGAAAAAAAATLSSEHVAKTLSGTCVYTVSNSNNEFVLISDPDGAKSISLLCFRHEDAEAFLAQVRLRRRELRSQAKIVPITLDQLKATATKGGFDGVPVFQSDLLVVKKKNKRYCPIYFQKEDIEKELSKVSKASRGPGVSQHIMVGSLEDVLRKMEISEKNSGWEDMIFIPPGKSHSQHIQEVANV; this is translated from the exons ATGGAACCGTCTAAACCCACAAACCCTCTCTTATCTCTTTCCACATTTATTCACCAGAATTGTCTCCGGCTCGGCGCCGATTTTTCTACTCGGCTCGATGAGACCACTCGAGCCATAGCCAGCAATCTTTCGCCGGTTCTAGGAGCCAGAAGGCTTCATGCAACGCCGTTTTTTGCTTCTGTTTCACAGCAGCCGAAACAAGGCGCTGCTGCAGCAGCTGCAGCTGCAACTCTGAGCTCAGAGCACGTGGCGAAAACGCTGTCCGGTACTTGTGTTTATACGGTGAGCAATTCGAATAACGAGTTCGTGCTAATTTCTGATCCTGATGGAGCCAAGTCTATTAGCTTGCTCTGCTTTCGCCATGAAGACGCCGAAGCTTTTCTCGCTCAA GTTCGGTTGAGAAGAAGGGAATTGCGGAGTCAGGCTAAGATTGTGCCTATTACTCTTGATCAG CTGAAAGCTACTGCCACTAAGGGTGGGTTTGATGGAGTTCCTGTATTTCAG TCAGACCTGCTAGTTGTGAAGAAGAAAAACAAGCGTTACTGCCCAATATATTTCCAGAAG GAAGATATAGAAAAGGAACTGTCAAAAGTTTCAAAGGCATCAAGAGGGCCTGGTGTTTCCCAACATATAATG GTGGGAAGTTTGGAGGATGTTCTGAGGAAAATGGAG ATCAGTGAGAAGAACTCAGGATGGGAAGATATGATATTCATTCCACCAGGCAAAAGCCACTCGCAGCACATTCAAGAGGTGGCTAATGTATAA
- the LOC126675724 gene encoding extensin-like yields the protein MYLTGRHIWRARVPMIYYHIVEWHQPDRVLQQFGLQQPIPLPAMQDRRLHNIQYQGSYNFDELLSDYIQIWNNRAAYVVQGYQLQRPPHYHSAYMEWFRSRSRRWITHEGAAAGQSRDTFEMIALQREARASRIGTAARSSQLAYGEERRDVTLPPPEPAVPAYVLPPLPPLTIDLAHIRGARRRQPRAAPPRERPADPIPPPVYFHFDPTATTDRRGEYYGPTQYYGSTSASQPPWHQTYFPQGPQVSSYQVPPSSMPFFEPSYGQTAYTTSLGTPPASQFQQATPPASQFRQTTPPASPFQQTTPPPFAASDQYYRPAPYTDAQPFTSFDQCYRPTMPSDDQPSTSHSRPSSSHQAQDPSQLHFTLSESWLFGPEIGSEAYEELLSRPDLTPPSFRLLPPTQEETGTAPPAADVQHSAQDEDASDSGESPPVPRQFHSITDSSRHRQETHGLRVQRPRTRRYED from the exons ATGTACCTGACAGGGCGACATATTTGGCGTGCCCGAGTGCCAATGATCTACTATCACATCGTGGAGTGGCACCAGCCGGATAGGGTTCTGCAGCAGTTCGGCTTACAGCAGCCCATTCCCCTGCCTGCTATGCAAGATCGGCGCCTTCATAACATCCAGTATCAGGGGAGCTACAACTTTGATGAACTGCTCTCAGATTACATTCAGATTTGGAACAACAGAGCGGCTTACGTTGTTCAGGGTTACCAGCTCCAGCGTCCACCTCACTACCATTCAGCGTATATGGAGTGGTTTCGGAGCCGCAGCCGGCGTTGGATTACCCATGAGGGCGCAGCGGCCGGACAGAGT CGCGACACTTTCGAGATGATCGCCCTTCAGAGAGAGGCGCGTGCGTCTAGGATTGGGACTGCTGCACGCAGTTCTCAATTAGCTTACGGAGAGGAGCGCCGTGACGTCACACTGCCCCCACCAGAGCCAGCAGTTCCGGCTTACGTACTACCTCCTCTTCCTCCCCTGACCATCGATCTGGCTCACATCAGGGGAGCGCGTAGACGGCAGCCTAGAGCCGCCCCGCCTCGCGAGCGCCCGGCAGACCCTATCCCCCCACCGGTCTACTTCCACTTCGATCCTACAGCCACTACAGACAGACGGGGGGAGTACTATGGCCCGACTCAGTACTACGGTTCCACTTCAGCATCACAGCCTCCGTGGCATCAGACCTATTTCCCACAG GGACCCCAGGTATCATCGTATCAGGTCCCGCCTTCGTCGATGCCGTTTTTTGAGCCGTCGTACGGACAGACAGCATATACCACTTCTCTGGGCACACCACCGGCGTCTCAGTTCCAGCAGGCCACACCACCGGCGTCTCAGTTCCGGCAGACCACACCACCGGCGTCTCCGTTTCAGCAGACCACACCACCGCCGTTTGCTGCATCAGATCAGTATTACCGTCCAGCGCCATATACAGATGCTCAACCGTTCACGTCTTTCGATCAGTGTTACCGTCCCACGATGCCTTCGGATGATCAGCCGTCGACGTCACATTCGCGGCCATCTTCTTCTCACCAGGCCCAGGATCCATCACAGCTACATTTTACACTATCAGAGTCATGGTTATTCGGTCCGGAGATCGGTTCAGAGGCGTACGAGGAGCTTTTATCACGACCGGATCTCACACCTCCATCTTTTAGACTTCTACCGCCCACACAGGAGGAGACCGGTACTGCACCACCAGCAGCAGACGTTCAGCATTCAGCTCAGGACGAGGACGCCTCCGACAGCGGCGAGAGCCCTCCGGTACCCAGACAGTTTCACTCGATCACAGACAGCTCGCGGCACCGACAAGAGACTCACGGTTTGAGGGTACAGAGACCGAGGACTCGTAGATATGAGGATtag
- the LOC126665046 gene encoding UDP-glucuronate:xylan alpha-glucuronosyltransferase 2 isoform X2 — protein MENGVKMKAVLEETPSHTLKPRGLNITKIEVPSFVNEIIGKGIRMKKIGMINMEENDVSDWRNIKGQTIIPIHFEKVSENFKWEDLFPEWIDEEEELEGTSCPEIPMPDFRVYDDMDIIVANLPCKYPQKLWNREVFRLQVHLAAANLAVKRGRKNIKLVFWSKCRPMLELFRCDDLKKQEGDWWFYEPEMSRLQQKLSLPVGSCKLSLPLWAQGIDKIFDVSKIQSTTKTTKRQAYVTVLHSSESYVCGAIGLAQSLRQTDTKRDLIILLDSSISEHKQQALAQAGWQIRIIKRIRNPRAEKDSYNEYNYSKFRLWQLTDYDKLIFIDSDIIVLRNLDILFHFPQMSATGNDIWIFNSGIMVIEPSKCTFKYLMDRRKDIISYNGGDQGFLNEVFVWWHRLPRRVNFLKNFWSNTTLEASVKNELFGADPPKVYSIHYLGLKPWNCYRDYDCNWNIGDQRVYASDVAHKRWWKFHDGMDEKLQKFCGLNEQRKIELDWDRRMARLAGFGDEHWKINITDPRRKHLIH, from the exons ATGGAAAATGGTGTTAAGATGAAAGCAGTATTGGAAGAGACTCCATCCCACACACTAAAGCCAAGAGGATTAAACATTACCAAGATTGAAGTACCAAGTTTCGTAAATGAAATAATAGGCAAAGGAATCAGAATGAAGAAGATTGGAATGATCAATATGGAAGAAAATGATGTGAGTGATTGGAGAAATATCAAAGGACAGACAATTATACcaattcattttgaaaaagtATCAGAAAATTTCAAATGGGAAGATTTATTTCCTGAATGgattgatgaagaagaagaacttgAAGGTACATCTTGTCCTGAAATACCAATGCCAGATTTTAGGGTTTATGATGATATGGACATAATAGTGGCTAACTTGCCATGCAAGTATCCTCAAAAATTGTGGAACAGAGAGGTGTTTAGGCTTCAAGTTCATCTTGCAGCAGCAAATTTGGCGGTGAAAAGAGGGAGgaagaatattaaattagtgTTTTGGAGTAAATGCAGGCCAATGCTTGAGCTATTTAGATGTGATGACTTGAAAAAACAAGAAGGTGATTGGTGGTTCTATGAGCCAGAAATGTCAAGGCTTCAACAAAAACTTTCATTGCCTGTTGGTTCTTGCAAGCTTTCTTTGCCTTTATGGGCACAAG GAATTGACAAAATCTTTGATGTGTCAAAGATTCAATCTACAACAAAGACAACCAAACGACAAGCTTATGTCACCGTCTTACATTCCTCAGAATCGTACGTTTGCGGAGCCATAGGTCTGGCCCAAAGTCTTCGTCAAACAGACACTAAACGCGACCTAATCATTCTACTAGACAGCTCAATCTCCGAACACAAACAGCAAGCTCTCGCTCAAGCCGGATGGCAAATTCGAATCATCAAGCGAATCCGAAACCCTAGAGCCGAAAAAGATTCATATAACGAATATAACTACAGCAAATTCAGACTATGGCAGCTCACAGATTACGACAAACTCATATTCATCGATTCCGACATTATAGTTTTACGTAATCTCGACATATTATTTCACTTTCCTCAAATGTCCGCCACAGGAAATGATATATGGATCTTCAATTCGGGTATTATGGTAATCGAGCCGTCAAAATgtacatttaaatatttaatggaCCGTCGTAAAGATATTATTTCTTATAACGGAGGTGATCAAGGTTTTCTTAATGAAGTATTCGTATGGTGGCATAGACTACCAAGAAGAGTGaattttttgaagaattttTGGTCTAATACGACGCTCGAGGCTAGCGTGAAGAACGAGCTATTCGGAGCGGACCCGCCGAAGGTGTATTCAATACATTACTTGGGGTTGAAGCCATGGAATTGCTACAGAGATTATGATTGTAATTGGAATATTGGGGATCAAAGGGTTTATGCGAGTGACGTGGCACATAAAAGGTGGTGGAAATTTCATGATGGGATGGATGAGAAGTTGCAGAAATTTTGTGGGTTAAATGAGCAGAGGAAAATAGAATTGGATTGGGATAGAAGAATGGCTAGATTGGCTGGTTTTGGTGATGAACATTGGAAGATTAATATTACAGATCCTAGACGAAAACATTTGATTCACTAG
- the LOC130015248 gene encoding uncharacterized protein LOC130015248: protein MTSPNISLLIWCDGRIVSSPCGIEYHGGRPVNMALSERMSFEELQNICRRAVSTDGEVEISKIYFRLPRIVEGAIRSYSLFSVENNEHVFGILNEVVRYPQLEILELYVEYEAVVRNKTLLDQLVLGDSSGSERGSGEEEEEEEEDFYDSNEEDVEEDLGADSQYESQLPEHVRTADLCDFDVAPEDDEKIMWDPGMEFRVGMVFPNRDAVRACATTYSVGVGREFKGRRTTNSTIVLACRQNPVCKWWLRATLLQATQTWTLTKYIGPHTCNQLLPDPNHRNFGSVAIADYIKGQVKLQRDIRIDTLRAGIWQQLGVRPPYKRTWNAKEKAIADVYGGWYESFGMVHKFMNEMMHVNPGFYSSGLTSDLGHCDPVWPTLPSPGDCLWVIGTFFV from the coding sequence atgacgAGTCCAAATATATCTTTGTTGATATGGTGTGATGGCCGTATTGTGAGTTCTCCGTGTGGAATAGAATACCACGGGGGTCGTCCGGTTAATATGGCGCTTAGCGAGAGAATGAGTTTCGAGgaattacaaaatatttgtaGAAGAGCAGTTTCTACCGACGGGGAagtagaaatttcaaaaatctacTTCCGGCTTCCAAGAATAGTTGAGGGTGCGATACGGTCGTACTCGTTGTTTTCTGTGGAGAATAACGAGCATGTGTTTGGAATTCTGAACGAGGTCGTGCGGTATCCGCAACTCGAGATTTTGGAATTGTACGTGGAATACGAGGCCGTGGTTCGCAACAAGACTTTACTAGATCAGTTGGTCTTAGGTGATTCAAGCGGGTCTGAGAGGGGTAGTggtgaagaggaagaagaggaagaagaggattTCTACGACAGCAACGAAGAGGATGTCGAGGAAGACTTAGGAGCAGATTCACAATATGAGTCGCAACTTCCTGAGCATGTAAGAACGGCGGATCTTTGCGACTTTGACGTCGCCCCGGAGGATGATGAAAAGATTATGTGGGATCCTGGGATGGAATTCCGAGTAGGGATGGTATTCCCAAATCGCGATGCCGTCCGAGCTTGTGCGACTACTTATTCGGTCGGGGTGGGAAGAGAGTTCAAGGGTCGCCGGACTACCAACTCGACAATAGTGTTGGCTTGCAGGCAGAACCCTGTATGTAAATGGTGGCTGCGCGCTACACTTCTGCAAGCAACTCAGACGTGGACGTTGACAAAATATATTGGCCCGCACACGTGCAATCAGCTGTTACCTGATCCAAACCATCGGAATTTTGGGTCTGTTGCAATCGCAGACTATATCAAGGGTCAAGTAAAGCTGCAACGTGATATACGGATCGATACCCTCAGAGCTGGAATTTGGCAACAACTTGGAGTTAGGCCTCCGTATAAACGAACCTGGAATGCAAAGGAAAAGGCAATAGCTGATGTTTACGGTGGCTGGTATGAATCATTTGGTATGGTTCACAAGTTCATGAACGAGATGATGCATGTCAACCCTGGATTCTACAGCTCTGGGCTTACGAGCGACTTAGGCCATTGCGACCCCGTTTGGCCGACTTTACCGTCACCGGGGGATTGCCTTTGGGTGATAGGTACATTTTTCGTATAA
- the LOC126665357 gene encoding protein TIC 22, chloroplastic isoform X1, which yields MEPSKPTNPLLSLSTFIHQNCLRLGADFSTRLDETTRAIASNLSPVLGARRLHATPFFASVSQQPKQGAAAAAAAATLSSEHVAKTLSGTCVYTVSNSNNEFVLISDPDGAKSISLLCFRHEDAEAFLAQVRLRRRELRSQAKIVPITLDQVYMLKVEGIAFRFLPDPVQIKNALELKATATKGGFDGVPVFQSDLLVVKKKNKRYCPIYFQKEDIEKELSKVSKASRGPGVSQHIMVGSLEDVLRKMEISEKNSGWEDMIFIPPGKSHSQHIQEVANV from the exons ATGGAACCGTCTAAACCCACAAACCCTCTCTTATCTCTTTCCACATTTATTCACCAGAATTGTCTCCGGCTCGGCGCCGATTTTTCTACTCGGCTCGATGAGACCACTCGAGCCATAGCCAGCAATCTTTCGCCGGTTCTAGGAGCCAGAAGGCTTCATGCAACGCCGTTTTTTGCTTCTGTTTCACAGCAGCCGAAACAAGGCGCTGCTGCAGCAGCTGCAGCTGCAACTCTGAGCTCAGAGCACGTGGCGAAAACGCTGTCCGGTACTTGTGTTTATACGGTGAGCAATTCGAATAACGAGTTCGTGCTAATTTCTGATCCTGATGGAGCCAAGTCTATTAGCTTGCTCTGCTTTCGCCATGAAGACGCCGAAGCTTTTCTCGCTCAA GTTCGGTTGAGAAGAAGGGAATTGCGGAGTCAGGCTAAGATTGTGCCTATTACTCTTGATCAG GTGTATATGTTGAAGGTTGAGGGAATTGCATTTCGGTTTCTACCTGATCCAGTTCAAATAAAGAATGCCTTAGAG CTGAAAGCTACTGCCACTAAGGGTGGGTTTGATGGAGTTCCTGTATTTCAG TCAGACCTGCTAGTTGTGAAGAAGAAAAACAAGCGTTACTGCCCAATATATTTCCAGAAG GAAGATATAGAAAAGGAACTGTCAAAAGTTTCAAAGGCATCAAGAGGGCCTGGTGTTTCCCAACATATAATG GTGGGAAGTTTGGAGGATGTTCTGAGGAAAATGGAG ATCAGTGAGAAGAACTCAGGATGGGAAGATATGATATTCATTCCACCAGGCAAAAGCCACTCGCAGCACATTCAAGAGGTGGCTAATGTATAA
- the LOC126665046 gene encoding UDP-glucuronate:xylan alpha-glucuronosyltransferase 2 isoform X1, with protein MGEGLMSLQKIVKNPPSKALVIRINLVFLAFFLVVYASLLLRPSSSVYFDNAASLVRCSLRECHHKMENGVKMKAVLEETPSHTLKPRGLNITKIEVPSFVNEIIGKGIRMKKIGMINMEENDVSDWRNIKGQTIIPIHFEKVSENFKWEDLFPEWIDEEEELEGTSCPEIPMPDFRVYDDMDIIVANLPCKYPQKLWNREVFRLQVHLAAANLAVKRGRKNIKLVFWSKCRPMLELFRCDDLKKQEGDWWFYEPEMSRLQQKLSLPVGSCKLSLPLWAQGIDKIFDVSKIQSTTKTTKRQAYVTVLHSSESYVCGAIGLAQSLRQTDTKRDLIILLDSSISEHKQQALAQAGWQIRIIKRIRNPRAEKDSYNEYNYSKFRLWQLTDYDKLIFIDSDIIVLRNLDILFHFPQMSATGNDIWIFNSGIMVIEPSKCTFKYLMDRRKDIISYNGGDQGFLNEVFVWWHRLPRRVNFLKNFWSNTTLEASVKNELFGADPPKVYSIHYLGLKPWNCYRDYDCNWNIGDQRVYASDVAHKRWWKFHDGMDEKLQKFCGLNEQRKIELDWDRRMARLAGFGDEHWKINITDPRRKHLIH; from the exons ATGGGTGAAGGACTCATGAGTCTTCAAAAGATAGTAAAAAACCCTCCTTCAAAAGCATTAGTCATTAGAATCAATTTGGTTTTTCTTGCTTTTTTTCTTGTTGTCTATGCTTCTCTTCTTCTCCGGCCATCTtcttcagtatattttgataatgCAGCCTCACTTGTTCGGTGCTCATTGCGCGAGTGCCATCACAAG ATGGAAAATGGTGTTAAGATGAAAGCAGTATTGGAAGAGACTCCATCCCACACACTAAAGCCAAGAGGATTAAACATTACCAAGATTGAAGTACCAAGTTTCGTAAATGAAATAATAGGCAAAGGAATCAGAATGAAGAAGATTGGAATGATCAATATGGAAGAAAATGATGTGAGTGATTGGAGAAATATCAAAGGACAGACAATTATACcaattcattttgaaaaagtATCAGAAAATTTCAAATGGGAAGATTTATTTCCTGAATGgattgatgaagaagaagaacttgAAGGTACATCTTGTCCTGAAATACCAATGCCAGATTTTAGGGTTTATGATGATATGGACATAATAGTGGCTAACTTGCCATGCAAGTATCCTCAAAAATTGTGGAACAGAGAGGTGTTTAGGCTTCAAGTTCATCTTGCAGCAGCAAATTTGGCGGTGAAAAGAGGGAGgaagaatattaaattagtgTTTTGGAGTAAATGCAGGCCAATGCTTGAGCTATTTAGATGTGATGACTTGAAAAAACAAGAAGGTGATTGGTGGTTCTATGAGCCAGAAATGTCAAGGCTTCAACAAAAACTTTCATTGCCTGTTGGTTCTTGCAAGCTTTCTTTGCCTTTATGGGCACAAG GAATTGACAAAATCTTTGATGTGTCAAAGATTCAATCTACAACAAAGACAACCAAACGACAAGCTTATGTCACCGTCTTACATTCCTCAGAATCGTACGTTTGCGGAGCCATAGGTCTGGCCCAAAGTCTTCGTCAAACAGACACTAAACGCGACCTAATCATTCTACTAGACAGCTCAATCTCCGAACACAAACAGCAAGCTCTCGCTCAAGCCGGATGGCAAATTCGAATCATCAAGCGAATCCGAAACCCTAGAGCCGAAAAAGATTCATATAACGAATATAACTACAGCAAATTCAGACTATGGCAGCTCACAGATTACGACAAACTCATATTCATCGATTCCGACATTATAGTTTTACGTAATCTCGACATATTATTTCACTTTCCTCAAATGTCCGCCACAGGAAATGATATATGGATCTTCAATTCGGGTATTATGGTAATCGAGCCGTCAAAATgtacatttaaatatttaatggaCCGTCGTAAAGATATTATTTCTTATAACGGAGGTGATCAAGGTTTTCTTAATGAAGTATTCGTATGGTGGCATAGACTACCAAGAAGAGTGaattttttgaagaattttTGGTCTAATACGACGCTCGAGGCTAGCGTGAAGAACGAGCTATTCGGAGCGGACCCGCCGAAGGTGTATTCAATACATTACTTGGGGTTGAAGCCATGGAATTGCTACAGAGATTATGATTGTAATTGGAATATTGGGGATCAAAGGGTTTATGCGAGTGACGTGGCACATAAAAGGTGGTGGAAATTTCATGATGGGATGGATGAGAAGTTGCAGAAATTTTGTGGGTTAAATGAGCAGAGGAAAATAGAATTGGATTGGGATAGAAGAATGGCTAGATTGGCTGGTTTTGGTGATGAACATTGGAAGATTAATATTACAGATCCTAGACGAAAACATTTGATTCACTAG